A window from Gopherus flavomarginatus isolate rGopFla2 chromosome 4, rGopFla2.mat.asm, whole genome shotgun sequence encodes these proteins:
- the CCDC28A gene encoding coiled-coil domain-containing protein 28A, translating to MEERKIKRRSPKSSSSHPTQVANAKKNSVPVSRTTAFSNPAPQANSQRPKLKRGIKEKAKPPGGEGKGAQAAPIQHSFLTDVSDVQEMERGLLSLLNDFHSGKLQAFGHECSIEQMEHVRGMQEKLARLNLELYGELEELPEDKRKLASDSNLDRLLSDLEELNSSIQKLHLADAQDIPNTSTS from the exons ATGGAAGAAAGGAAAATCAAGAGGAGGAGCCCCAAATCATCCAGTAGTCACCCAACTCAGGTTGCTAATGCCAAGAAAAATTCTGTGCCGGTCAGTAGAACTACAGCATTTTCAAATCCTGCACCACAAGCAAATTCACAAAGACCAAAGTTAAAAAG AGGAATAAAAGAAAAAGCCAAACCtccaggaggggaaggaaaaggggCACAGGCAGCTCCAATACAGCACTCTTTTCTCACAGATGTATCAGACGTTCAAGAGATGGAGAGGGGACTTCTGAGCCTTCTAAATGATTTCCACTCTGGCAAACTTCAAGCATTCG GACATGAGTGTTCCATAGAACAGATGGAACATGTGCGGGGGATGCAGGAGAAGCTAGCTCGCTTGAATTTGGAACTCTATGGGGAGTTGGAAGAACTTCCTGAAGATAAAAGAAAACTTGCCAGTGACTCCAATTTGGATAGGCTGCTATCAGAT CTGGAAGAACTGAATTCTTCTAT ACAAAAACTTCATTTAGCAGATGCACAAGATATCCCAAATACCTCCACCAGCTAA